One genomic window of Gallaecimonas sp. GXIMD4217 includes the following:
- a CDS encoding SGNH/GDSL hydrolase family protein, with product MDRLAATLLAPLLLAQGSWARRRALQMNPPEGATGGECGRGRPLRLLLVGDSACAGVGVTCREQAMVGLLLGNLSGDHRLYWRLHAESGKTSAQALTELAVRHPEPFDLAVSTLGVNDVTSSLSGRRWLGRQRQLVALLRERFGVRQVVLCGLPPMGLMWALPQPLRGVLAQKARRWDRALANWAVRQPHCHHLAFSAVGGRELLAEDGFHPGLLGHALWAKRLANCIRQLESQPRLRCHQ from the coding sequence GCTGCTGGCCCAGGGAAGCTGGGCCAGGCGCCGGGCCCTGCAGATGAACCCGCCGGAGGGCGCCACTGGCGGTGAATGCGGCCGGGGCCGGCCGCTCAGGCTGCTGCTGGTGGGGGACTCGGCCTGTGCCGGGGTCGGTGTGACCTGCCGGGAGCAGGCCATGGTGGGGCTGCTGCTTGGCAACCTGAGCGGCGATCACCGCCTCTACTGGCGGCTTCATGCCGAGAGCGGCAAGACCAGCGCCCAGGCGCTGACCGAACTGGCGGTGCGCCACCCCGAGCCTTTCGATCTGGCGGTATCCACCCTGGGGGTCAATGACGTCACCTCGTCCCTGAGCGGTAGGCGCTGGCTGGGCCGGCAGCGGCAGCTGGTGGCGCTGCTTCGGGAGCGCTTCGGGGTACGGCAGGTGGTGCTCTGCGGCCTGCCGCCCATGGGCCTGATGTGGGCGTTGCCCCAGCCCCTGCGAGGGGTGCTGGCCCAAAAGGCCAGGCGCTGGGACAGGGCCCTGGCCAACTGGGCGGTCCGCCAGCCCCACTGCCATCATCTGGCCTTTTCCGCCGTCGGTGGCCGGGAGCTGCTGGCCGAGGACGGCTTCCATCCCGGCCTCCTGGGCCACGCCCTCTGGGCCAAGCGGCTGGCCAACTGCATTCGCCAGCTGGAGTCCCAGCCCAGGCTCAGGTGCCATCAGTAG